A single window of Leptospiraceae bacterium DNA harbors:
- a CDS encoding protein kinase → MIKCFYCGTENSETDKFCRQCGNGLQSAVTGNKPDADIELLSSHLSPKFTIEKKIGKGGMATVYLGEQTALQRKIVVKFLNKDISDDDEIRERFILEARTPARLKHPNIVEVIDVGLCDDRPYYIMEYASGGSVADKQKKYRDQGSMFPLKEAAELITKVLDALHYCHLNNLQSHRDIKPANIMYRANGEPIIVDFGIAKITDSSITRTRMTMGTANYMSPEQCQGRKDIDGRSDVYSVGIMLFELLTGDLPFKGDSGLSIMIKQVKEKMPSLSGKMKSKSEKVDPDFSVLGPELEAIIEKACAKSRKKRYQSAKEFAEALASLVGSDIPNTLKQSPIHRNLNWGLIVAMLLLGLGIGGFLGYRMIVLTSKVEIGNNIFIDTDPPGAKVINTTTNIEEGKTPFVSSKDQPGIYNYKLILDGYKEGITEIQLSDLQKKETRLVKLEADMPPLIDITDNTLNPPDAKDTKDAKDSTDAKEAKDTKDTTEVKEPVKDNGLLSYGGLLWQTSDIKQMNWYSAISYCRNLKMRLPSRNELKLIYSSEIHRLISPCCEYWSSTPYEDEPDSAYTISVKSYDAFYSTKLTRFYVRCVAKP, encoded by the coding sequence ATGATAAAGTGTTTTTATTGCGGAACAGAAAATTCGGAGACAGATAAGTTTTGTCGCCAATGTGGCAATGGCTTACAGTCAGCGGTTACGGGAAATAAACCGGATGCCGATATCGAGCTATTGAGTTCTCATCTTTCTCCCAAATTTACAATCGAGAAAAAGATTGGCAAAGGAGGAATGGCAACAGTTTACCTAGGCGAGCAAACAGCTCTTCAGCGCAAAATCGTTGTTAAGTTCTTAAATAAAGACATTTCTGATGATGATGAAATACGAGAGCGTTTTATTTTAGAAGCCCGCACTCCTGCAAGACTAAAGCATCCAAATATCGTTGAGGTAATAGATGTAGGTCTCTGCGATGATAGACCTTATTATATTATGGAATACGCATCCGGTGGTTCTGTTGCAGATAAGCAAAAAAAATACCGTGACCAGGGCTCGATGTTTCCATTAAAAGAAGCAGCCGAGTTAATCACAAAAGTATTAGATGCACTTCATTACTGTCATTTGAATAATCTACAATCTCACAGAGATATTAAACCTGCAAACATTATGTATCGCGCAAATGGCGAGCCTATTATCGTAGATTTTGGAATTGCCAAGATAACGGATTCTTCGATTACCCGCACTCGTATGACAATGGGCACAGCAAATTATATGAGCCCAGAGCAATGCCAGGGAAGAAAGGACATTGATGGAAGAAGCGATGTATATTCTGTCGGAATTATGCTCTTTGAATTATTGACAGGTGATCTTCCCTTTAAAGGTGATAGTGGACTCTCCATTATGATCAAGCAAGTAAAAGAAAAAATGCCAAGCCTCTCCGGTAAGATGAAATCAAAATCCGAAAAAGTTGACCCTGACTTTTCAGTCTTAGGACCGGAACTCGAAGCAATCATTGAAAAAGCCTGTGCAAAATCCAGAAAGAAAAGATATCAGTCAGCTAAAGAATTTGCAGAAGCATTAGCCAGTTTAGTTGGCTCAGATATTCCTAACACGCTTAAGCAAAGTCCTATTCACCGCAATCTCAACTGGGGGCTAATCGTGGCTATGCTCCTTCTCGGATTGGGAATTGGTGGATTCTTAGGCTATCGCATGATTGTATTGACTTCTAAAGTCGAAATTGGAAATAATATTTTCATTGATACAGATCCTCCCGGTGCAAAAGTAATTAACACTACAACGAATATAGAAGAAGGCAAAACTCCCTTTGTCTCTTCCAAAGATCAGCCTGGAATTTATAATTACAAATTAATACTAGACGGTTATAAAGAAGGCATAACCGAAATTCAGTTGAGCGACTTACAAAAAAAAGAGACTAGACTCGTTAAGCTAGAAGCAGATATGCCGCCTCTGATTGACATAACGGATAATACACTTAATCCTCCAGATGCTAAAGACACGAAGGATGCAAAAGATTCTACCGACGCAAAAGAGGCGAAAGATACAAAGGACACTACAGAAGTAAAAGAGCCTGTGAAAGACAATGGTTTACTTTCTTACGGGGGCTTACTTTGGCAAACCTCTGATATAAAACAAATGAATTGGTATTCTGCTATTAGTTACTGTCGTAATCTTAAGATGCGTCTACCTAGTCGCAATGAATTAAAACTAATTTATAGTTCTGAAATTCATCGTTTGATAAGTCCATGCTGCGAATACTGGTCATCTACCCCTTACGAAGACGAGCCTGATTCAGCATATACAATTTCGGTAAAGAGCTACGATGCATTTTACTCAACGAAGCTAACTCGCTTCTATGTAAGATGTGTAGCTAAGCCTTAA
- the gcvH gene encoding glycine cleavage system protein GcvH has protein sequence MTKILDGHKYTEKHEWVKIEGDTATFGISDFAQNALGDIVFVDLPKIGKLVKKGQSFGTIESVKAAEDLYAPLSGEVIEINPAISKDPSIVNKDAFGAWMIKVKNINLTEADSLMDSNKYKDFTATL, from the coding sequence ATGACAAAAATTTTAGACGGACATAAATATACAGAAAAACATGAATGGGTGAAAATCGAAGGAGATACAGCAACTTTCGGAATCTCTGATTTTGCACAAAATGCGTTAGGGGACATCGTATTTGTAGACTTACCAAAAATCGGAAAGCTAGTAAAGAAAGGACAAAGCTTTGGCACGATTGAATCCGTGAAAGCAGCCGAAGATTTATACGCTCCTTTGAGTGGCGAGGTAATCGAAATCAATCCAGCGATTTCAAAAGACCCTTCCATTGTAAACAAAGATGCATTTGGCGCATGGATGATTAAAGTAAAAAATATTAACCTAACAGAGGCTGATTCTCTAATGGATTCAAATAAGTATAAGGATTTCACTGCAACTCTCTAG
- the gcvT gene encoding glycine cleavage system aminomethyltransferase GcvT, whose protein sequence is MENLKVTPLNEVHRNLGARMVPFGGWDMPVQYTSIIQEHLSTRTNAGLFDVSHMGEIFLTGKKESLLTFLEKLTCNQVATMHDFQVQYNAVLNENGGLVDDITIYKFNDEKYMICSNASNYEAVYAHLLKFNTDLKITNESANWHQIAIQGPKANQIFSKYLGQDLEDIGYYKFKLISFKGEQMIVSRTGYTGEDGFEIYSTIPTGVQIWTELLEFGKPFGLAPVGLGARDTLRLEAKYALYGHELNSTRTPVESGIGWIVKEKTTPYLAYDKIISQKKNGAEYGVTGIKLTEAGVLRENYSVYDEAGNLIGQTSSGSYSPSLKEGIGLVFIKKGFIQNDKVVFVEIRGAKKKSIIQTGNFIKGSVRKK, encoded by the coding sequence TTGGAAAATCTAAAAGTTACTCCATTGAACGAGGTTCACAGAAATCTTGGTGCGCGTATGGTGCCTTTTGGCGGATGGGATATGCCTGTTCAATATACGAGCATTATACAGGAACATCTCTCTACGAGAACAAACGCTGGCCTATTTGATGTATCTCATATGGGAGAAATTTTCCTCACCGGGAAAAAGGAATCTCTCCTGACTTTTTTAGAAAAGCTAACTTGCAACCAAGTCGCAACAATGCATGACTTTCAAGTCCAATACAATGCCGTCCTCAATGAAAATGGTGGCTTGGTAGACGATATTACCATTTATAAATTCAACGATGAGAAATACATGATATGCTCAAATGCTTCTAATTATGAAGCGGTATATGCGCATTTACTCAAATTTAATACTGATCTCAAGATTACAAATGAAAGTGCAAACTGGCATCAGATTGCAATCCAAGGTCCGAAGGCAAATCAAATCTTTTCAAAATACCTTGGTCAAGATTTAGAAGACATTGGTTATTATAAGTTTAAACTCATTTCATTTAAAGGGGAGCAAATGATTGTTTCCCGCACAGGCTACACTGGCGAAGATGGATTTGAAATCTATTCAACCATTCCAACTGGAGTTCAAATCTGGACAGAACTTTTAGAATTCGGAAAACCTTTTGGCTTAGCTCCCGTTGGACTTGGAGCAAGAGATACACTTCGCTTAGAAGCAAAATATGCATTATACGGTCACGAATTAAATTCGACTAGAACGCCTGTAGAATCAGGAATCGGTTGGATCGTAAAGGAAAAGACTACTCCTTATTTGGCATATGACAAAATCATTTCGCAAAAAAAGAATGGCGCCGAATACGGGGTAACAGGCATTAAGCTCACAGAGGCGGGAGTATTGCGAGAAAATTATTCCGTTTATGATGAGGCAGGGAATTTAATCGGTCAGACATCTTCGGGAAGTTATTCACCTTCCCTCAAAGAAGGAATCGGATTAGTTTTTATAAAGAAAGGATTCATTCAAAACGACAAAGTCGTGTTTGTTGAAATTCGTGGTGCTAAGAAAAAAAGCATTATTCAAACAGGAAATTTTATTAAGGGAAGCGTTAGAAAGAAATAA
- a CDS encoding KpsF/GutQ family sugar-phosphate isomerase, giving the protein MSEILEKIKKAVTIEVDAIKHFQETLDPNFEQAVELILQSNGKVIVTGVGKSGDIAKKISSTMSSTGTPAIFLHPTDSAHGDAGLIAKDDVVIAIGKSGESDELIALIPTIKKIGAKLIGITANSKSKLALACDVTLITPILQEACPLALAPTSSTTIALIAGDAIAMALMELKNFQANDFALFHPAGRLGKRLSLDIEDVMRAGENNAVIKPDADLSTILNEITTKRLGAVGVVDEQNLLIGFITDYDIRKFLLQGSLTKEKTAREIMNPNPSSFKLGMKAYDVLVAMEERSRPISVAPITDQENHLVGIVLIHDLLQKGL; this is encoded by the coding sequence ATGAGCGAGATTTTAGAAAAAATAAAAAAAGCTGTCACAATCGAAGTAGACGCAATCAAACACTTCCAAGAGACATTAGACCCGAACTTTGAGCAAGCCGTTGAGCTAATTTTACAATCCAATGGAAAAGTGATTGTTACAGGAGTCGGAAAGTCAGGAGACATAGCTAAAAAGATTTCCTCCACAATGAGTTCCACCGGCACTCCAGCAATTTTTCTTCACCCAACCGATTCTGCTCATGGAGATGCGGGACTGATAGCCAAAGATGATGTAGTAATAGCCATTGGAAAAAGCGGAGAGAGTGATGAACTAATAGCCCTTATCCCCACTATCAAAAAAATCGGTGCCAAACTAATAGGAATCACTGCCAATTCAAAATCAAAACTTGCTCTTGCTTGTGATGTAACACTCATTACCCCCATATTACAAGAAGCCTGCCCTTTAGCACTCGCACCAACTTCAAGCACAACTATTGCACTCATCGCGGGAGATGCGATAGCAATGGCTCTCATGGAATTAAAGAATTTTCAAGCCAATGACTTTGCTCTATTTCATCCAGCAGGAAGATTAGGAAAAAGGCTTAGTCTTGATATTGAAGACGTTATGCGCGCCGGGGAAAACAATGCAGTCATTAAACCAGATGCTGATCTCTCAACCATTCTAAATGAAATCACAACAAAGCGACTTGGTGCTGTTGGTGTTGTAGACGAACAAAACCTACTCATCGGTTTTATCACTGATTATGATATTCGAAAGTTTCTGTTACAAGGCTCCCTCACCAAAGAAAAGACAGCACGCGAAATCATGAATCCAAATCCAAGTTCCTTCAAACTAGGAATGAAAGCATACGATGTATTAGTCGCTATGGAAGAAAGATCCCGCCCCATTTCTGTTGCCCCAATCACCGACCAAGAAAATCATCTTGTAGGTATAGTGTTAATTCATGACTTACTGCAAAAAGGGCTTTAG
- a CDS encoding M23 family metallopeptidase — translation MIIPHNEKPSYKISITYKSITLVFLALSIVIATSAVIVLGYSGRVHEMEELEISSGDFQRQSLKLKSEMNLLHEMSSYYYQRVSRLYIKLGGDPSRVGLSDKSKLPLGVFDTKSDIIPETYTLKSDIYSLKKSAELTKEIIKTIKQRKSIIKNTPSLWPTRGYILFPFGKYFSSITGREVINNGIDIGTFPGTEVVATAPGEIYETGYTESTGYYLKITHKYGWRTIYSNLERLQVKKGEMVSKGDVLGYVGKTSGSSIFHLHYEVHVGTNPLNPYSFLNQVQN, via the coding sequence ATGATTATTCCTCACAATGAGAAACCAAGTTATAAAATTAGCATAACTTATAAATCTATCACTCTTGTGTTTCTTGCTCTCTCTATTGTAATTGCAACTTCGGCAGTCATTGTGCTTGGTTATAGCGGGAGAGTTCATGAGATGGAAGAGTTAGAAATTTCCAGTGGTGATTTTCAAAGACAATCGCTGAAGCTCAAATCCGAAATGAATCTTTTACATGAAATGAGTTCGTATTATTACCAGAGAGTTTCTAGGCTCTATATAAAATTGGGTGGTGACCCTTCGCGTGTAGGCTTGAGCGACAAATCGAAATTACCCCTTGGAGTCTTTGATACAAAATCCGATATTATTCCCGAAACATATACTTTGAAGTCAGATATTTACTCTTTAAAGAAATCAGCAGAGCTTACAAAAGAAATTATCAAAACGATTAAGCAAAGAAAGTCAATCATCAAGAACACTCCCTCACTCTGGCCAACTCGCGGTTATATTTTATTTCCATTCGGAAAATACTTTTCCTCAATCACTGGACGGGAAGTAATCAACAATGGAATTGATATTGGAACATTTCCTGGAACCGAAGTAGTTGCTACTGCACCCGGAGAAATTTATGAAACAGGTTATACTGAATCCACTGGATATTATTTAAAGATTACACATAAATATGGTTGGAGAACAATATACTCTAATCTAGAAAGATTGCAGGTGAAGAAGGGAGAGATGGTTTCAAAAGGGGATGTGCTTGGTTATGTTGGAAAAACTTCTGGTAGTTCCATATTCCACTTGCATTATGAAGTGCATGTTGGCACAAATCCATTAAACCCATATTCCTTTTTAAATCAGGTGCAAAATTAG
- a CDS encoding polymer-forming cytoskeletal protein yields MSEEQEEFSVNSIIGEGSEFYGEFKLSGLIRIDGKFKGLIQTDGKVIIGKTGLVETDIRARVVVAGGEIRGNIYASERIVLLSTCKLYGDVITPKLLIEEGVLFEGKCTVNP; encoded by the coding sequence ATGAGCGAAGAACAAGAAGAATTTTCAGTTAATAGTATTATCGGAGAAGGTTCCGAGTTTTACGGCGAATTCAAATTATCCGGTCTAATCCGTATTGATGGAAAATTCAAAGGTCTAATTCAAACAGATGGAAAAGTAATCATCGGCAAAACGGGATTAGTCGAAACTGACATTAGAGCTCGCGTAGTTGTGGCGGGTGGAGAGATAAGAGGAAATATCTATGCCTCCGAAAGAATTGTTCTCCTGTCAACATGCAAATTATATGGCGATGTAATTACTCCTAAGCTACTAATTGAAGAAGGTGTCCTCTTTGAAGGCAAGTGCACGGTAAATCCATAA
- a CDS encoding DUF327 family protein has translation MQFSINTDKPKATADKNSKGIKSDGSAKIKEKENSFLSILESIVPSDREDTREINELWQKLPEMEKRFLNTPSQDNLQEYKKLVKDITNTILKNNTQLSQAKQRGRNDKKILMTVKILDENIQILASTMLSPQNSAFSLLKQLERIRGLLMDLKE, from the coding sequence ATGCAATTCTCGATTAATACGGATAAACCAAAAGCTACTGCTGATAAAAATTCTAAAGGAATAAAATCAGATGGCTCTGCTAAAATAAAAGAGAAGGAAAACTCTTTTCTCTCAATCTTAGAATCTATAGTTCCATCTGATAGAGAAGACACAAGAGAAATCAATGAGCTATGGCAAAAGCTTCCAGAAATGGAAAAGCGTTTTCTAAATACTCCTAGCCAGGATAATCTACAAGAATATAAAAAATTAGTCAAAGACATCACAAATACGATTCTCAAAAACAACACGCAATTATCACAAGCAAAGCAACGCGGTCGTAATGATAAGAAAATTTTAATGACAGTCAAAATTTTGGATGAGAATATTCAAATTCTCGCTTCCACAATGCTTAGCCCTCAGAACTCTGCTTTCTCTCTCTTGAAACAATTAGAGCGCATTCGCGGCTTACTCATGGATTTAAAAGAATAA